From Lonchura striata isolate bLonStr1 chromosome 3, bLonStr1.mat, whole genome shotgun sequence, one genomic window encodes:
- the KATNA1 gene encoding katanin p60 ATPase-containing subunit A1 gives MLNMSLVMIIENVKLAREYALLGNYDSAMVYYQGVLDQMNKYLYSVRDTYLQQKWQQVWQEISVEAKHVKDIMKTLESFKLDNTPLKASQQELPAHDAEVWSLPVPAERRPSPGPRKRQSAPCSDCRGHNNRVSAAVRGSHRPSSRNPNDKGKAVRSREKKDPQNKGKEEKNKSTSEISESEPKKFDSTGYDKDLVEALERDIISQNPNIRWDDIADLVEAKKLLKEAVVLPMWMPEFFKGIRRPWKGVLMVGPPGTGKTLLAKAVATECKTTFFNVSSSTLTSKYRGESEKLVRLLFEMARFYAPTTIFIDEIDSICSRRGTSEEHEASRRVKAELLVQMDGVGGAAENDDPSKMVMVLAATNFPWDIDEALRRRLEKRIYIPLPSAKGREELLKINLRELELADDVDLANIAEKMEGYSGADITNVCRDASLMAMRRRIEGLTPEEIRNLPRDEMHMPTTMEDFEIALKKVSKSVSAADIEKYEKWIVEFGSC, from the exons atGTTGAACATGAGCCTTGTTATGATCATTGAGAATGTGAAGTTGGCCCGTGAATATGCCTTACTGGGAAATTACGACTCTGCAATGGTCTACTACCAGGGAGTTCTTGACCAAATGAATAAGTATCTGTACTCTGTGAGAGATACCTACCTGCAGCAGAAATGGCAGCAG gttTGGCAGGAGATAAGTGTGGAAGCTAAGCATGTGAAAGATATAATGAAAACACTGGAGAGTTTTAAACTAGACAATACTCCATTGAAAGCCTCACAACAAGAATTACCAGCTCATGATGCAGAAGTCTGGTCTTTGCCAGTACCTGCTGAACGTAG ACCTTCGCCAGGACCCAGGAAGCGTCAGTCTGCTCCGTGCAGTGATTGCAGAGGCCACAATAATCGTGTGAGTGCAGCTGTCAGAGGCTCTCACCGTCCCTCCTCCCGGAACCCCAATGATAAAGGGAAGGCAGTCCGCAGCCGGGAAAAAAAGGATCcgcaaaataaaggaaaagaggaaaag AACAAATCCACATCTGAGATTTCAGAGTCTGAACCAAAGAAATTTGATAGTACTGGATATGACAAAGATTTAGTAGAAGCTTTGGAAAGAGATATAATTTCTCAGAATCCCAACATCCGATG GGATGACATTGCTGATTTAGTAGAAGCCAAAAAGCTGCTTAAGGAAGCTGTAGTTTTACCAATGTGGATGCCAGAGTTTTTCAAGGGGATTAGAAGACCCTGGAAG gGTGTGTTGATGGTTGGTCCTCCTGGTACTGGAAAGACTCTCCTAGCAAAAGCTGTAGCCACTGAATGCAAGACAACTTTTTTCAATGTTTCTTCTTCCACACTTACCTCAAAATACCGAGGAGAATCTGAGAAACTTGTTCGTCTGCTGTTTGAAATG GCTCGATTTTATGCCCCAACAACCATATTTATTGATGAGATAGACTCCATCTGTAGCCGCAGGGGAACTTCAGAGGAGCATGAAGCCAGCCGACGTGTGAAGGCAGAACTGCTAGTTCAAATGGACG GTGTTGGGGGGGCTGCTGAAAATGATGATCCTTCTAAGATGGTCATGGTACTTGCTGCTACTAATTTTCCTTGGGATATTGATGAAGCCCTAAGACGGAGACTAGAAAAGAGAATTTATATTCCTCTACCATCAG CCAAAGGTAGAGAGGAGCTCCTAAAAATAAATCTGCGAGAGCTGGAACTGGCTGACGATGTTGACCTTGCAAACATAGCTGAGAAAATGGAAGGTTATTCAGGTGCAGACATTACCAATGTATGCAG AGATGCATCATTGATGGCTATGAGGAGGCGTATTGAAGGCTTGACACCAGAAGAAATCAGAAATCTTCCCCGAGATGAAATGCACATGCCAACAACTATGGAAGACTTTGAAATAGCTTTGAAGAAAGTTTCTAAATCTGTTTCTGCTGCAGACATTGAGAAATACGAGAAATGGATAGTTGAGTTTGGATCATGTTGA